The following are encoded in a window of Prochlorococcus marinus str. MIT 1013 genomic DNA:
- a CDS encoding DnaJ domain-containing protein produces MTTTVEHNYWSLLGVSPECDPIELKSAFRKEARKWHPDLNKNDINAEERFKLINEAYAILSDPKKRKEWEKKTNKDQDIFENRFPSYEEYLDVVLGIKINFINDTDQVDYQYSDFPESEDENFDRSNFNEYIPTTSEPTPPPTLIYEDQESIVEISPDQALYGTSVDIQLQDGTLVELITPPFAGDGWRLRIEGAAIGCRDHFVQLKVQTDDGLRIDGLRVLYRLELFPHDALLGCAVDIPTLNGSVTLQVPPNSSTGRLLRLRGRGLEYEEYRGDQIVEIIIVLPENLSDSEIALYQRLNEISMENY; encoded by the coding sequence ATGACTACTACCGTTGAACATAATTATTGGTCACTACTTGGTGTCTCGCCAGAATGTGATCCTATTGAACTTAAATCAGCCTTTAGAAAAGAGGCTAGAAAATGGCATCCTGATTTAAATAAAAATGATATCAATGCCGAAGAAAGATTCAAATTAATTAATGAAGCCTATGCAATTTTAAGTGATCCAAAAAAGAGAAAAGAATGGGAGAAAAAAACTAATAAAGATCAGGATATATTTGAAAATAGATTCCCATCTTATGAGGAATATTTAGATGTTGTATTAGGAATTAAAATTAATTTTATAAACGATACGGATCAGGTTGATTATCAATATTCAGATTTTCCTGAAAGCGAAGATGAAAACTTTGATAGAAGTAATTTTAATGAATATATTCCTACAACAAGTGAGCCAACACCACCACCAACATTAATTTATGAAGACCAGGAGTCCATTGTTGAAATCTCTCCAGATCAAGCTCTTTATGGTACATCAGTTGATATTCAGTTACAAGATGGCACTCTCGTTGAACTTATAACTCCGCCCTTTGCTGGCGATGGATGGAGATTAAGAATAGAAGGTGCTGCAATTGGTTGTCGTGATCATTTTGTTCAATTAAAAGTACAAACAGACGATGGATTAAGAATTGATGGATTAAGAGTTCTGTATCGTCTAGAATTATTCCCACATGATGCTTTGCTAGGATGTGCAGTTGATATTCCAACTCTAAATGGATCTGTAACATTACAAGTACCTCCTAATTCATCAACTGGAAGGTTGTTAAGACTTAGAGGACGTGGATTGGAGTACGAAGAATATCGCGGTGATCAAATTGTTGAAATAATTATTGTCTTGCCTGAGAATTTAAGTGATTCTGAAATAGCATTATATCAACGTCTAAATGAAATATCTATGGAGAATTATTAG
- a CDS encoding DUF3110 domain-containing protein, whose product MLVHVLLYEAGTESEGIHSLELKGTTVILMFEDKDDAERYCGLLEAQDFPTPSVEELTRIDIEAFCVEAGYEARYVEKGFIPSTDEERLMISPPLSNLEVGNWHNKDNLNEQTSSNEQLEDIKKRLENLL is encoded by the coding sequence ATGTTAGTCCATGTCCTTTTGTATGAAGCGGGGACTGAAAGTGAGGGTATACATTCCCTTGAACTTAAGGGCACCACAGTCATCCTTATGTTTGAGGATAAGGATGACGCTGAAAGATATTGTGGCCTTTTAGAGGCTCAAGACTTCCCAACTCCATCCGTTGAGGAGTTGACGAGGATAGATATTGAAGCTTTTTGTGTTGAAGCTGGTTACGAGGCTCGTTATGTCGAAAAAGGGTTTATTCCAAGTACTGATGAAGAGCGGCTTATGATTTCTCCACCCCTTTCAAATTTAGAAGTAGGGAATTGGCATAATAAAGATAATTTAAATGAACAAACATCCTCTAATGAACAACTTGAAGATATAAAAAAACGTTTAGAAAATCTTTTATGA
- the dnaK gene encoding molecular chaperone DnaK has protein sequence MGRIVGIDLGTTNSVVAVLEAGRPVVISSAEGARTTPSVVGFTKESELLVGQLARRQLVLNPKNTFSNLKRFVGRSWDELEETSLSVPYNVRSNDEGNVRITSPLTKREYAPEELIGNIIRKLIDDAETYLGENVDSAVITVPAYFNDSQRQATRDAAILAGISVERILNEPTSAALAYGFDKSSSRKVLVFDLGGGTFDVSLMSISNGVFDVKATSGDTQLGGNDFDQKIVDWLAVDFLKKNKIDLRRDRQSLQRLSEAAEKAKQELSGVQTTPISLPFISTGNDGPLHIETNLSRKMYESLCNDLLDKLFDPVNTVIDDSGWNPEDIDEVVLVGGSTRMPMVKQLVKTLVPNPPCQSVNPDEVVAIGAAIQGGILSGELRDLLLNDVTPLSLGLETVGGLMKVLIPRNTSIPVRQSDVFSTSASNQSSVEIHIWQGERQMASDNKSLGKFRLSGIPPAPRGVPQVQVAFDIDANGLLEVSATDRTTGRKQSVSVTGGSNLNQNEVNKLIEESKLKASEDRKKRASIDQRNNALTLVAQAERRLRDASLELGPYGAERQQRAVEIAMRDVEDLLQDNDLQELEYAVGSLQEALFGLNRRLSAERKTESNPIQGIKNTFGSLKDELFSDDYWDDDPWDYSQQGKNRNGENNYRKRDIDPWDNDYYR, from the coding sequence ATGGGTAGAATAGTTGGCATTGACTTGGGAACGACAAATTCCGTTGTAGCGGTGTTGGAGGCTGGTAGGCCTGTTGTTATTTCTAGTGCTGAAGGGGCAAGAACTACTCCATCAGTAGTTGGCTTTACTAAGGAATCTGAATTATTGGTGGGGCAATTAGCTAGAAGACAATTAGTTCTAAACCCAAAAAATACTTTTTCAAATTTAAAGAGATTTGTTGGTAGATCATGGGACGAGCTTGAAGAAACTAGTCTTTCAGTTCCTTATAACGTTCGCTCAAATGATGAAGGAAATGTTCGCATAACCTCTCCTCTCACAAAGAGGGAATATGCCCCAGAAGAATTGATTGGGAATATTATTAGGAAGTTAATAGATGATGCTGAAACCTATTTAGGGGAAAATGTTGATTCGGCTGTGATCACTGTTCCCGCTTACTTCAACGATTCTCAAAGGCAAGCAACTCGTGATGCTGCGATTTTGGCTGGTATATCTGTTGAAAGAATTTTAAATGAGCCAACTTCAGCAGCTCTTGCTTATGGATTTGATAAGAGTTCTTCTCGAAAGGTATTAGTCTTTGACTTAGGTGGAGGTACATTTGATGTTTCTTTGATGTCAATTTCCAATGGTGTCTTTGATGTAAAGGCAACTTCTGGAGATACCCAATTGGGTGGCAATGATTTTGATCAAAAAATTGTTGATTGGCTAGCTGTAGATTTTTTAAAAAAAAATAAAATAGACTTAAGAAGGGATAGGCAATCTTTACAAAGACTTTCTGAGGCTGCCGAGAAAGCTAAACAAGAACTTTCCGGCGTTCAAACTACTCCAATTTCACTTCCTTTTATTTCCACAGGTAATGATGGACCATTACACATTGAGACAAATCTTAGTAGGAAAATGTACGAGAGTCTTTGTAATGATCTTTTAGATAAATTATTTGATCCCGTTAATACTGTTATTGATGATTCAGGATGGAATCCTGAGGATATTGATGAGGTGGTCCTTGTGGGAGGCAGTACAAGAATGCCAATGGTAAAGCAATTAGTTAAAACATTAGTTCCAAATCCACCCTGTCAATCTGTTAACCCTGATGAAGTAGTTGCCATTGGTGCTGCAATTCAAGGCGGGATTCTTTCAGGGGAGCTGAGAGACCTTTTATTAAATGATGTCACTCCTCTTTCTCTAGGCCTTGAAACTGTTGGAGGTTTGATGAAAGTTCTAATTCCTCGTAATACCTCCATACCAGTTAGACAATCAGATGTTTTTAGTACATCGGCCTCGAATCAATCATCAGTAGAAATTCACATATGGCAAGGAGAGAGGCAAATGGCTTCTGACAATAAATCGTTGGGTAAATTCAGATTATCTGGTATTCCCCCAGCTCCAAGAGGTGTTCCTCAAGTTCAGGTAGCTTTTGATATCGATGCTAATGGTTTATTAGAGGTAAGTGCAACAGACAGAACCACTGGTAGGAAACAGTCTGTAAGTGTTACTGGTGGTTCAAACTTGAATCAAAATGAAGTAAATAAATTGATTGAAGAGTCCAAACTAAAAGCATCTGAGGATAGAAAAAAGCGTGCGTCTATCGATCAAAGAAATAATGCTTTAACCCTTGTTGCACAAGCTGAAAGACGACTAAGAGATGCTTCCCTGGAACTTGGTCCTTATGGGGCTGAAAGACAACAAAGGGCTGTCGAAATTGCGATGAGGGACGTTGAGGATTTGCTCCAAGATAATGATTTGCAAGAACTTGAATATGCAGTTGGCTCTCTTCAAGAAGCATTATTTGGCTTGAATCGCCGATTATCTGCGGAAAGAAAAACAGAATCTAATCCCATTCAGGGAATAAAAAATACTTTTGGATCTTTAAAGGATGAATTATTTTCTGATGATTACTGGGATGATGATCCTTGGGATTATTCACAACAAGGCAAAAATAGAAATGGTGAAAATAATTATAGAAAAAGGGACATAGATCCTTGGGATAATGACTACTACCGTTGA
- the pstC gene encoding phosphate ABC transporter permease subunit PstC codes for MDKATTSKFSLRRRSTSEKLVDIGFKNFVTATASMVAVVLFSIFAVVYYESTESISRYGLRFLFSSAWNPVTDEYGAFTAIYGTLFTSISSLLIAIPLGVGTAIFITENIIPEYIRNVIGIMVELLAAIPSVVLGLWAVFIMEPFIRPFLNILYELFGFIPFFSTQPLGAGMMPAILILVVMILPIITSISKDSLKQVPSKLRQAAYGIGASRWTTIFKVIIPAAISGITGGVLLALGRAMGETMAVTMIIGNSNNFSWSIFSPSYTISSMLANQFGEADGSQVSSLMYAALILMILTLLVNVFAQWIVKKLSLKYQ; via the coding sequence GTGGACAAAGCAACTACATCGAAATTTTCACTAAGAAGAAGATCAACTTCAGAGAAGTTGGTGGATATAGGCTTTAAAAATTTTGTTACTGCCACGGCTTCAATGGTAGCCGTGGTGCTTTTTTCCATATTTGCAGTCGTTTACTATGAATCTACTGAATCGATTTCAAGATATGGGCTGAGGTTTCTTTTTAGCTCTGCATGGAATCCAGTTACAGATGAGTACGGTGCATTCACCGCTATTTATGGAACCCTTTTTACATCGATTTCTTCATTATTAATTGCTATTCCATTGGGCGTCGGCACTGCAATATTTATAACTGAAAATATAATTCCCGAATATATAAGAAATGTAATTGGAATAATGGTTGAGCTTTTAGCTGCTATTCCATCAGTAGTTTTAGGACTATGGGCAGTATTTATTATGGAACCTTTTATTAGGCCATTTTTGAACATACTCTACGAACTATTTGGATTTATACCATTTTTCAGCACCCAACCTTTGGGAGCTGGAATGATGCCAGCAATATTAATACTTGTGGTAATGATATTACCTATAATTACATCGATTTCAAAAGATTCCCTAAAACAAGTTCCATCTAAACTTAGGCAAGCCGCTTATGGAATTGGAGCTTCAAGATGGACTACTATTTTTAAAGTCATTATTCCAGCCGCAATTTCTGGGATAACAGGAGGAGTTTTACTTGCTCTTGGAAGAGCTATGGGTGAGACAATGGCAGTTACTATGATTATTGGCAATTCAAATAACTTTAGTTGGTCAATATTTTCTCCTTCATATACAATTTCATCCATGCTTGCCAATCAATTTGGTGAAGCAGATGGAAGCCAAGTCTCTTCTCTAATGTATGCAGCTTTAATCCTAATGATACTAACCTTATTGGTTAATGTATTTGCCCAGTGGATTGTAAAAAAATTAAGCTTAAAATATCAATAA
- a CDS encoding inositol monophosphatase family protein, protein MLIPSCKTAALNAGLAKDEINKLLDIARQAAEIGGASLMHNYGRIKTIKCKGIAGDLVTNADIECEKIIIDYLEKETPNISILAEESGYKIKDGELKWCIDPLDGTTNYAHGYPFFATSIGLIWNSNPILGAISVPSLNEIYYASPEHGSFCNGEKINVTDTNSLSDSLLVTGFAYDRREVLDNNYSEFCWLTHRTHGVRRGGAAAVDLAFVASGKVDGYWERGLAKWDMAAGVPLVEMAGGIVSNYPSGDFDLNTGRILACTREIQNELIKELEKIRPLTANSYGGK, encoded by the coding sequence ATGTTAATACCTTCATGTAAAACCGCAGCCTTGAATGCAGGTCTTGCTAAAGATGAAATTAATAAATTATTAGATATCGCCAGGCAGGCCGCAGAAATAGGCGGTGCATCTCTAATGCATAATTATGGAAGGATTAAAACAATAAAATGTAAGGGAATTGCTGGAGATCTAGTTACTAATGCAGATATAGAATGCGAGAAGATAATAATAGATTATTTAGAAAAAGAGACTCCTAACATTTCTATTCTTGCTGAAGAAAGTGGATATAAGATAAAGGATGGAGAATTAAAATGGTGTATAGATCCTCTTGATGGAACAACAAACTATGCTCATGGATATCCATTTTTTGCAACTTCAATAGGTTTAATTTGGAATAGTAATCCAATTTTAGGAGCAATATCAGTACCTTCTTTGAATGAAATTTATTATGCTTCTCCAGAACATGGATCATTTTGTAATGGCGAAAAAATAAATGTCACGGACACAAATTCCTTATCTGATTCACTCTTAGTTACTGGTTTCGCATATGACAGACGAGAAGTATTAGATAATAATTATTCAGAATTTTGTTGGCTAACACATCGTACCCATGGAGTCAGAAGAGGAGGAGCTGCCGCAGTAGATCTAGCATTTGTAGCCTCAGGCAAAGTGGATGGTTATTGGGAACGTGGACTTGCAAAATGGGATATGGCAGCAGGAGTACCACTCGTTGAAATGGCCGGTGGAATAGTTTCCAATTATCCTTCCGGAGATTTTGATCTGAATACCGGCAGAATTCTAGCTTGTACTAGAGAGATACAAAATGAGCTAATAAAAGAACTTGAAAAAATTAGACCATTAACTGCTAACTCTTATGGTGGAAAATAG
- the pstA gene encoding phosphate ABC transporter permease PstA — MNYTSQKSLTYNPSLTRNIGNKVLTIISALFAIISVLPLILVISYVLIKGGSYINLDTLILEPEPPGDDLLSAGGIGPAITGTFIMTIIASIISIPIGVGGGIYLAEYSKSGKFAKFIRFGSNVLAGVPSIIAGVFIYAIIVSTKILFGSMFSGIAGGISLSILMLPTIIKTTDEALKLVPNEMRRAAFGVGASKFTMITNITLPAAFSSISTGVLLALARAAGETAPLIFTALFSRYYITSFDDLFYEMGSLSVLIYNFALEPYEAQNQLAWAASFILVVVLLSLNILSRWIGTLGSFSKNKV; from the coding sequence ATGAATTACACTTCACAAAAATCTCTAACTTATAATCCCTCTCTAACAAGAAATATTGGGAACAAAGTCTTAACTATTATTTCTGCTCTTTTTGCCATCATTTCTGTACTTCCTTTAATCTTAGTCATAAGCTATGTATTAATTAAAGGTGGAAGTTATATAAACTTAGACACCTTAATACTTGAACCCGAGCCACCCGGAGATGATCTTCTCTCTGCTGGAGGAATAGGGCCAGCAATAACTGGAACTTTTATAATGACAATTATTGCTTCAATAATATCAATACCTATTGGAGTAGGAGGTGGAATATATCTTGCTGAATATTCAAAATCAGGAAAGTTTGCAAAATTCATAAGGTTTGGATCAAATGTACTTGCAGGGGTTCCTTCTATAATTGCTGGTGTATTTATATATGCAATTATTGTCTCCACCAAAATATTATTTGGATCAATGTTCAGCGGTATTGCAGGCGGAATATCACTTTCAATTTTAATGCTTCCAACAATAATTAAAACTACTGACGAAGCACTTAAATTAGTTCCAAATGAGATGAGAAGAGCTGCATTTGGAGTTGGTGCCTCAAAATTTACAATGATAACAAATATCACATTACCAGCTGCATTTAGTTCAATTTCTACAGGCGTATTATTAGCACTCGCTAGGGCAGCAGGAGAAACAGCTCCATTAATATTTACAGCTCTTTTCTCCCGTTACTACATTACAAGTTTTGATGATCTTTTCTATGAAATGGGTTCATTGTCAGTGTTGATTTACAATTTTGCTCTTGAACCATATGAAGCTCAAAACCAACTAGCATGGGCAGCATCATTCATATTAGTTGTTGTACTTTTAAGTCTTAATATCCTTTCAAGATGGATAGGCACACTTGGTTCTTTTTCAAAAAATAAAGTATAA
- the htpG gene encoding molecular chaperone HtpG — protein sequence MSVKEEGTILIHTENIFPIIKKAVYSDHEIFIRELISNSVDAIKKRKMAAFAGDCVAAEDEKINISIDREHKTLTISDNGIGMTTDEIKKYINQVAFSSAEEFLEKYKQPDDGFIGHFGLGFYSSFMVADEVEIITKSAKNDSQAIKWKCNGSPQYSLDQSDKEEIGTDIILHLMEEEIEYIEPSRIKTLIKKYCDFMPIEISLEEEVINKMNPPWRESKQNLKDEDYIELYKYLYPFQGDPLLWVHLNTDYPYNLQGILYFPKISGRADWESGEIKLFCNQVFVSDSIKEIVPRYLLPLRGVIDSPDIPLNVSRSALQTDRRVKSIGNFIAKKLADKLKTLKKDETQFYADIWDSISPFIKIGAMEDEKFAEQVKDIILYSTTKTTSEDDENTNELIKSGSKTFTTLDSYKNRLTDENKKVLYSTDEVSQSTALNMWTSQGKEVLKLDTVIDTQFIPWLEEKNKEINFVRVDSELDESIKDDSPEIADKDGNTKSETLKKMISSALNNEKVTVQVQSLKGENSPPSLILLPEQMRRINDITALMEQKLPGLPEYHNLIVNSNHPLIQGLLKLNSNPIVIEGSSKSGDGQLASDIAIHVYEMAKLSIGGLENKDIAAFQTRNAEVLGKLMQKFV from the coding sequence ATGTCTGTTAAAGAAGAAGGAACTATTCTTATTCACACGGAAAATATATTTCCAATAATAAAAAAAGCAGTCTACTCTGATCATGAAATATTTATTAGAGAGCTTATAAGTAACTCCGTAGATGCAATTAAGAAAAGGAAAATGGCCGCTTTTGCAGGAGATTGTGTCGCTGCTGAAGATGAAAAAATAAATATCTCAATTGACAGAGAACATAAGACATTAACCATTAGTGACAACGGAATAGGAATGACTACTGACGAAATTAAGAAATATATTAATCAAGTAGCTTTCTCAAGCGCAGAAGAATTTCTTGAAAAATATAAACAACCTGATGATGGATTTATAGGTCATTTTGGACTTGGTTTTTATTCAAGTTTTATGGTTGCAGATGAAGTTGAAATAATAACTAAATCAGCAAAGAATGATTCACAAGCAATTAAATGGAAATGTAATGGTTCTCCTCAATATTCGCTTGATCAATCAGATAAAGAAGAAATTGGTACCGATATAATTTTACATTTAATGGAAGAAGAAATTGAATACATTGAACCAAGCAGGATTAAAACATTAATAAAGAAATATTGTGATTTCATGCCTATTGAAATTTCGCTTGAAGAAGAAGTTATCAATAAAATGAATCCACCATGGCGAGAAAGCAAACAAAATCTTAAAGACGAAGATTATATTGAACTCTATAAATATCTTTATCCCTTTCAAGGCGATCCTCTTTTATGGGTTCACCTAAATACTGACTATCCATATAATTTGCAAGGGATATTATATTTTCCAAAGATAAGCGGAAGAGCGGATTGGGAAAGTGGTGAAATCAAACTTTTCTGTAATCAGGTCTTTGTTAGCGACTCAATTAAGGAAATTGTTCCTAGATACTTATTACCTTTGAGGGGAGTAATAGATTCACCAGATATTCCCTTAAATGTCAGCAGAAGCGCATTACAAACAGACAGAAGAGTTAAATCTATCGGTAATTTTATTGCAAAGAAATTAGCCGATAAGCTTAAAACATTAAAGAAAGATGAAACCCAATTTTATGCTGATATTTGGGACTCCATATCACCTTTTATAAAAATAGGAGCTATGGAAGATGAGAAATTTGCCGAGCAAGTAAAAGATATAATTTTATATTCAACAACAAAAACCACTTCAGAAGATGATGAAAATACTAATGAATTAATTAAATCTGGTTCAAAGACTTTTACAACACTTGATAGTTATAAAAACAGACTAACTGATGAGAACAAAAAAGTTTTATATTCCACTGATGAAGTCTCTCAATCAACAGCACTCAATATGTGGACTTCGCAAGGCAAAGAAGTTTTAAAACTTGATACTGTTATTGATACCCAATTTATTCCATGGTTAGAAGAAAAAAATAAAGAAATAAATTTTGTCAGAGTTGACTCCGAGCTTGATGAAAGTATTAAAGATGATTCGCCTGAAATCGCAGATAAAGATGGGAATACAAAGTCAGAAACACTTAAAAAGATGATTAGTTCAGCTCTAAACAATGAAAAAGTGACCGTACAAGTGCAGAGCCTTAAAGGTGAGAATTCTCCACCTTCATTAATATTATTACCAGAACAAATGAGAAGAATTAATGATATAACAGCATTAATGGAACAGAAACTTCCTGGTCTACCTGAATATCATAATTTAATCGTCAATTCAAACCATCCACTTATTCAAGGATTACTAAAGTTAAATTCCAACCCAATAGTTATTGAAGGATCAAGCAAATCAGGAGATGGCCAATTAGCCAGTGACATCGCTATTCATGTTTATGAGATGGCAAAACTGTCAATTGGAGGTCTCGAAAATAAAGATATCGCAGCTTTTCAAACTAGGAATGCTGAGGTGTTAGGGAAATTAATGCAAAAATTCGTTTAA
- the pstB gene encoding phosphate ABC transporter ATP-binding protein PstB, whose amino-acid sequence MNKKNIKSKSSVSLDNVSIKYGNSVAVKNVFCDIEKNQVTSFIGPSGCGKSTVIRAINRMNDLIESCKLSGSVIFEGIDIYAEDIDPVEVRRRIGMVFQQPNPFPKSIYENIAFGARVNGYKGNMDQLVEESLTKAAVWDECKDKLNESGYSLSGGQQQRLCIARTIAIEPDVILMDEPCSALDPLSTLKIEETIHELKKNFTIIIVTHNMQQANRVSDYTAFFNTEKKDKDLGGKIGFLVEFDKTKNMFNSPKQKSTQDYISGKFG is encoded by the coding sequence ATGAATAAAAAAAATATAAAATCTAAATCTTCAGTCTCACTAGATAATGTATCAATTAAATATGGCAATTCAGTTGCAGTTAAAAATGTGTTTTGTGATATTGAAAAGAATCAAGTTACATCTTTTATTGGTCCATCAGGATGCGGTAAATCAACCGTCATCAGAGCAATCAACCGAATGAACGATTTAATAGAAAGTTGCAAATTATCAGGCAGTGTTATTTTTGAAGGGATAGATATATATGCGGAGGATATAGATCCAGTTGAAGTTAGAAGGAGAATTGGAATGGTTTTTCAACAACCCAATCCTTTTCCTAAAAGTATTTACGAAAATATTGCCTTTGGTGCAAGAGTTAATGGATATAAAGGAAATATGGATCAATTAGTAGAAGAATCTCTTACAAAGGCAGCAGTTTGGGATGAGTGCAAGGATAAATTAAATGAAAGTGGTTATTCCTTATCTGGTGGTCAACAACAAAGATTATGCATAGCAAGGACAATTGCTATTGAACCTGATGTGATCTTAATGGATGAGCCATGCTCAGCACTTGATCCATTATCTACATTAAAAATTGAAGAAACAATTCATGAATTAAAGAAGAATTTTACAATCATTATTGTTACGCACAATATGCAACAAGCAAATAGAGTCAGTGATTACACAGCTTTTTTCAACACAGAGAAAAAAGATAAGGATTTAGGTGGAAAAATTGGATTTTTAGTTGAGTTTGATAAAACAAAAAACATGTTCAATTCACCAAAGCAAAAATCAACTCAAGACTACATCTCTGGAAAATTTGGATAA
- a CDS encoding ATP phosphoribosyltransferase regulatory subunit: protein MTLQPASGARDLNPQQVRKNHLIASKLSSLYQLWGYERISPPHIERLDTLMAAGGISNNEILKIVSDEPLGLRPEITASIVRAASTRFNEYERPLRFWSTGTSFKCNQSIDGGIDIEESFQSGVELIGTKAINAEIELLSLLIESLEVIEIDQKYKMTLLIGNTYLLELILSSFNSTRIDQIKNILCDLDYIALNTLDVKDEQRMFIKNIMNMRGTPEKVLTNLKRIYGSNSYIDNLKELFTIIEPLAKEKGIEVQLDPTLGTKYKLYSGLTFSLVSSSSSSPVILAKGGRYDDLVKKFSLIDHNCFGIGFSISIDKVRELVSSKEEMKSNNEKILIAYKQSASLYKALKRQKEFHVQGIVSLISHEPLKTNEATNQLLKSNRCTKIEWID from the coding sequence ATGACATTGCAACCTGCCTCGGGTGCGCGCGACTTAAATCCTCAGCAAGTAAGAAAGAACCATCTCATTGCATCAAAACTTTCATCTTTATATCAACTATGGGGATATGAGCGAATATCGCCCCCTCATATTGAACGTCTAGACACGCTTATGGCAGCTGGTGGTATTTCGAACAATGAAATACTAAAAATCGTTTCTGATGAACCTCTTGGATTAAGACCAGAAATAACAGCGTCAATTGTTCGTGCTGCTTCAACTAGATTTAATGAATATGAAAGGCCACTTCGTTTTTGGTCAACAGGAACTTCATTCAAATGCAATCAAAGCATTGATGGTGGTATTGATATTGAAGAGTCATTTCAAAGCGGAGTTGAATTAATAGGAACTAAAGCTATTAATGCAGAGATAGAACTTCTATCTCTGCTGATTGAATCATTAGAAGTAATTGAAATTGATCAGAAATATAAAATGACATTGCTTATTGGGAATACATATCTATTAGAACTTATTTTAAGCTCATTTAATTCAACCAGAATAGACCAAATAAAAAATATTCTCTGCGATCTTGATTACATAGCATTGAATACACTTGATGTAAAAGATGAACAAAGAATGTTTATAAAAAATATAATGAATATGAGAGGCACACCAGAAAAAGTATTAACTAATCTAAAAAGAATATATGGTTCGAATTCTTACATTGATAACCTAAAGGAATTATTTACTATTATTGAACCATTAGCTAAAGAGAAAGGGATAGAAGTACAACTAGACCCTACATTAGGAACCAAATATAAATTATATAGTGGATTAACATTTTCTCTTGTTTCATCATCATCAAGTTCTCCCGTCATCCTTGCTAAAGGTGGTAGATATGATGATTTAGTAAAGAAGTTTAGTTTAATTGATCATAATTGCTTTGGAATTGGATTTAGTATTAGCATTGATAAAGTCAGGGAATTAGTCTCCTCAAAAGAGGAAATGAAAAGTAATAATGAAAAAATATTAATAGCATATAAGCAAAGTGCTAGTTTGTATAAAGCATTAAAACGCCAAAAAGAATTTCATGTTCAAGGGATTGTTTCCTTGATTTCACATGAACCTTTAAAGACCAATGAGGCAACAAATCAACTTTTAAAATCCAACAGATGTACTAAAATTGAATGGATAGATTGA